CGCTGGAAGAGGCACGGAATCGAGACAATCGCACATTTGCGCTCTGCAGTGCTTAATAAAAGAACTGGCAATATATTAGAGGCTGCCAAAATTGCAGCGTGATTCCGTAAATCTGACATGCACCCGCTCTTACCCTGAGTTTGACGATCATGCACTTCGGTGATATAATGCGTAAGTGGACGGCTGGCGAAACGTAATGATCGCCGGCTTTTTGCGTAATACTATGACATTATCATTTACGGCGTCCAGCTTGAGGGGACGGATTAACGAAGTCCTGCCCCGAGTGGCGAAACCCGCGAGATATACAGGCGGCGAACTCAACTCGGTTGTGAAGCCGCCAGAAGAGGTGAGCGTACGGATTGCGCTCGCTTTCCCGGATGTTTATGAAGTCGGCATGTCGAACCTCGGGTTGAGGATTCTCTATCATATCCTCAATTCCGATGTGCGCACTGCTGCCGAGCGCGTTTTCGCGCCTGCACTCGATATGGAAGATCAGATGCGGAGCGCGGGCATTCCTCTCTTCTCGCTGGAGTCATCGCTGCCGATAAAGGACTTCGATATAGTAGGCTTTTCTTTGGCCTACGAGATGAGCTACACCACTGTCCTCAATATGCTCGATCTTGCCGGAATTCCTCAGCTTGCGTCGGAACGCACGAACGATGATCCGATAATAATCGCCGGAGGCCACTGCGCCACTAATCCCGAGCCTATGGTCGATTTCATTGATGCATTCGTGATCGGCGATGGCGAGGAAGTTATTCTTGAGATAGTCGAAGCCTATCGTAAGTGCAAGGGCGATAGGAAGCGTATTTTGAGTGCATTTTCCGACATTGAGGGTATCTACGTCCCGGATATCCATTCCGACACCCGAATAAATGCTCGACGTGTCACAGATTTAGAGAACGCGCCGTTTCCGGATACGCTGATAGTGCCGTTTACCGAGGCGGTCCATGACCGGATCGCCCTTGAGATAATGAGAGGCTGCAGCAGAGGCTGCAGGTTCTGCCAGGCGGGGATGATAACCCGGCCCGTGCGCGAACGCTCTCTGCCGACGCTATGCGAGCAGGCGAAAACGCTCCTTGACAATACTGGTTATGAAGAGATTGCCCTTACGTCGCTGTCCAGCGCCGACTATTCGCGCATAAACGACTTGGTGCGCACTCTGATTGATCAACATGAGGCTGACAAGGTAGGCATATCGCTGCCGAGTCTGAGAGCCGACGCGGAGTGTGTGCATCTTGCGGCTGAGATTCAGAGGGTCAGAAAGAGCGGGCTCACGTTCGCCCCCGAAGCCGGGACTCAGCGCCTGCGCAATGTGATAAACAAAAACGTCACCGAGGATGACCTGCTGAGCGCTGTCGAGGCTGCCGTGGAGCACGGTTGGAGAAGAATTAAGCTTTATTTTATGGTCGGGCTGCCTACCGAGACGGACGAAGACCTTGAAGGTATCGGCAAGCTGGTCACGAGTGTAATCGACATAGGCCGAAGACACAGGGCTCCGCTCGTTCTTAACGTAACGCTCTCGCCCTTCGTGCCCAAGCCGCACACGCCCTTCCAGTGGCGAGCCATGGCCACTTTAGAGGAACTGGAGCGCAAAATTTCCGTTGTGAGGCCGTTTCTAAGAGGCAAGAATATTTCACTTAGCTGGCATGACCCAAAGTGCAGCCGCGTAGAGGCTGCGCTCGCAAGAGGCGACAGACGCCTTGGCAGGGTCATACGCAATGTGTGGGAGCATGGCGGCAAACTCGAACAGGATAATTACGATCACGAGCGCTGGCAGTCTGCATTTGAGTCGGCCGGCCTGGATATTACAGATTTTGCTAATCGTGAAATCCCGAAGGATGCAGGGCTTGCCTGGGATCATATAAATGTGGGCGTATCGAAAGAGTTTCTTGCGCGTGAGGATGAGAGGGCAACGACCGGCGATACTACGCCGGACTGCCGCATAACATGCTCGGCCTGCGGCATTCGCGAGAAGATGGCAGGCCTGAAGTGCCCGCCTCATACTCCAGAGGCAGCCCCTAATCCTCAGCCAAATAATCAATCTAAAATATCAAATACTAAATTTGAACGCGTTATGCTGACGTTCAGCAAGGGTGAGGCCGTCCAATGGCTTGGTCATCTAGATCTGCTGCGAGTATTTGAGCGTGCAGTCAGGATGTCCGGTATAGACATCGCTTACAGCCTGGGGTTCAACCCCCGGGCAAAGATGTCCATTGCATCCGCGCTTCCTCTGGGCGCGACAGCCGGTGCCGAGCTGATTACTCTGAACATTCATCCCCCGATTGACCTCAAGGATATTATCTCAAGGCTTCAAAAGGCTCTGCCCGAGGGGATTAAGTTGCTCGAATCAGAGGTCCTTGCCGAAAATAAGAAAGGACCTGCCATAACCGGCAGCGAACTCATAGTTGAAGTAAGCCTGCCGGACGATCAGCCTGCCGAAAAGTTGCAGACGGCAATCGAGCAGCTTTTGAGCAAGAATGAAATAATTCGTGAGCGCGAAAAGCGCGGTGCTATAGATATTCGCCCCGGAATAGCGTCTATA
The nucleotide sequence above comes from Armatimonadota bacterium. Encoded proteins:
- a CDS encoding TIGR03960 family B12-binding radical SAM protein, which produces MTLSFTASSLRGRINEVLPRVAKPARYTGGELNSVVKPPEEVSVRIALAFPDVYEVGMSNLGLRILYHILNSDVRTAAERVFAPALDMEDQMRSAGIPLFSLESSLPIKDFDIVGFSLAYEMSYTTVLNMLDLAGIPQLASERTNDDPIIIAGGHCATNPEPMVDFIDAFVIGDGEEVILEIVEAYRKCKGDRKRILSAFSDIEGIYVPDIHSDTRINARRVTDLENAPFPDTLIVPFTEAVHDRIALEIMRGCSRGCRFCQAGMITRPVRERSLPTLCEQAKTLLDNTGYEEIALTSLSSADYSRINDLVRTLIDQHEADKVGISLPSLRADAECVHLAAEIQRVRKSGLTFAPEAGTQRLRNVINKNVTEDDLLSAVEAAVEHGWRRIKLYFMVGLPTETDEDLEGIGKLVTSVIDIGRRHRAPLVLNVTLSPFVPKPHTPFQWRAMATLEELERKISVVRPFLRGKNISLSWHDPKCSRVEAALARGDRRLGRVIRNVWEHGGKLEQDNYDHERWQSAFESAGLDITDFANREIPKDAGLAWDHINVGVSKEFLAREDERATTGDTTPDCRITCSACGIREKMAGLKCPPHTPEAAPNPQPNNQSKISNTKFERVMLTFSKGEAVQWLGHLDLLRVFERAVRMSGIDIAYSLGFNPRAKMSIASALPLGATAGAELITLNIHPPIDLKDIISRLQKALPEGIKLLESEVLAENKKGPAITGSELIVEVSLPDDQPAEKLQTAIEQLLSKNEIIREREKRGAIDIRPGIASIELCDPHGSHIRIRLRHLQFTVKPAEIVDELGKDVPGIRIMSIHRSALLTDEF